In Elgaria multicarinata webbii isolate HBS135686 ecotype San Diego chromosome 15, rElgMul1.1.pri, whole genome shotgun sequence, one genomic interval encodes:
- the CCDC160 gene encoding coiled-coil domain-containing protein 160, with amino-acid sequence MFKASSSFVSGRNTVRIYKSDQAKEAFAMESSDHHWLERLFPPHFSEEDFFRGAHQPEPLICEKLALERARRTAELYNMATAKLQADQWLQRKGSPSKLIINEHEPSLAGTKIKSKEETERDSACCRSTNLDAASEEGMVKTKGHCIWNAKEFAALRQQMKKEHSGNLALKLQLSFLKAELVELKAKCKKLVTEFEQAQEELSHSRKERLCQAAQSEQIQRQCFEKDSKIEAFQRDLCEKSGSIRSLKKELQQAREEILRFDLQKKDLQQELEKLKEQRDFENKLATGKVKLHYDMKVRKIQKELEEAKRELSIEKALNTKNTKALEMLKKHFSGQPSSDVVQNLRLYFL; translated from the exons ATGTTCAAAGCTTCTTCGAGTTTTGTCAGTGGGAGAAATACAGTACGCATTTACAAAAG TGACCAGGCAAAGGAAGCTTTTGCAATGGAGAGCTCAGATCACCATTGGTTGGAGAGGCTATTTCCTCCTCATTTCAGTGAGGAAGACTTCTTTCGTGGAGCCCATCAGCCTGAACCACTAATTTGCGAAAAGCTGGCTTTGGAGAGAGCAAGGAGAACTGCAGAACTTTACAATATGGCAACAGCCAAGCTTCAAGCTGACCAATGGTTGCAAAGGAAGGGATCTCCTTCCAAACTAATTATAAATGAGCATGAGCCAAGCTTAGCAGGGACAAAGATAAAATCAAAGGAGGAAACAGAAAGGGATTCTGCCTGCTGCAGATCCACTAATTTAGATGCTGCATCTGAAGAAGGCATGGTAAAGACAAAAGGTCACTGTATCTGGAATGCAAAGGAATTTGCGGCTTTAAGGCAACAAATGAAAAAGGAGCATTCAGGAAACCTTGCTTTAAAGCTTCAGCTGTCCTTTCTAAAGGCCGAGTTGGTGGAACTTAAAGCCAAATGCAAAAAATTAGTGACTGAATTTGAACAAGCTCAGGAAGAGCTGAGCCATTCCAGAAAAGAGAGACTGTGTCAGGCTGCCCAGTCAGAGCAGATTCAAAGGCAATGCTTCGAAAAAGACTCCAAGATCGAAGCTTTTCAACGAGATCTATGTGAGAAATCGGGAAGCATCAGAAGCCTGAAGAAGGAGCTACAGCAGGCCCGAGAAGAAATCTTGCGCTTCGATCTTCAGAAGAAGGATTTGCAACAAGAGTTGGAGAAGCTCAAGGAGCAGAGAGATTTTGAAAACAAGTTAGCGACCGGAAAGGTGAAACTGCATTATGATATGAAAGTTAGAAAAATACAAAAGGAGTTGGAAGAGGCCAAAAGGGAACTGAGTATCGAGAAAGCCTTGAACACTAAAAATACTAAAGCCCTAGAAATGCTTAAGAAACATTTCTCAGGCCAACCATCATCTGATGTTGTTCAAAATCTGAGGCTCTACTTTCTTTAA